A region of Peptococcaceae bacterium DNA encodes the following proteins:
- a CDS encoding helix-turn-helix domain-containing protein: protein MNDRLLKSLGEKLQEARKKSGLTQDQVAKILEINKVQLSYYETGAREINITLLQELANLYGYSVGYFLGDEKKSEPEVEIAFRADEFCEEDWETVVFAKTFLRNLCEMRALLGR from the coding sequence ATGAATGACCGATTGCTCAAAAGTCTTGGGGAAAAGCTTCAAGAAGCAAGAAAGAAAAGCGGTTTGACCCAGGACCAGGTTGCCAAAATCCTTGAAATAAACAAGGTACAGTTGTCATATTACGAAACCGGAGCAAGAGAAATCAACATTACCCTCTTACAGGAATTGGCCAATTTATATGGCTATTCAGTCGGTTATTTTCTCGGTGATGAGAAAAAAAGCGAGCCCGAAGTAGAAATAGCCTTCAGAGCCGATGAGTTCTGCGAAGAAGATTGGGAAACCGTCGTTTTTGCCAAGACGTTTTTGCGCAATCTTTGTGAGATGAGGGCACTTCTGGGGAGATGA
- a CDS encoding ImmA/IrrE family metallo-endopeptidase yields MNYDEIKFKAAETRKNLGIGQYDMVDIFKVLKDIENISLIITKIKGNISGFFMRHKEAGLIVINASRSLGHQHFTAAHEFYHIKYDIGMSGKVCPINKFEEEYQNERDANHFAAHLLVPDNALEYMILKRTKGQQITLNDVIFLENYFQVSHKLMLLRLKSIGAITSKLYDSLEKNIIKNAAQLGYNTDLYRNTENKGTQIYSDYAELAQTLLDSGRITYGKYEELLLDGGYADILYGDNEESEGAENAFEDADSF; encoded by the coding sequence ATGAATTATGATGAAATAAAATTTAAGGCAGCGGAAACAAGAAAAAATCTTGGGATTGGACAATATGACATGGTGGATATATTTAAGGTGCTGAAAGACATTGAAAATATTTCCCTGATAATAACTAAAATTAAGGGGAATATTTCTGGTTTTTTTATGCGTCATAAAGAAGCTGGACTTATTGTCATAAATGCCAGCAGGAGCCTGGGCCACCAGCATTTCACGGCTGCCCATGAGTTTTATCATATTAAGTACGATATTGGCATGTCGGGAAAAGTCTGTCCCATCAATAAATTTGAAGAAGAGTACCAAAACGAACGCGACGCCAACCATTTTGCGGCTCATCTCCTGGTTCCAGACAATGCCCTGGAGTATATGATACTGAAAAGGACTAAAGGACAGCAGATTACCCTAAACGATGTGATATTTTTAGAAAATTACTTCCAGGTAAGCCATAAACTGATGCTTCTCCGCCTGAAAAGTATCGGAGCGATCACAAGTAAACTATACGACTCCTTGGAAAAAAACATTATTAAAAATGCCGCTCAGCTTGGTTACAACACCGACCTGTATCGTAATACCGAAAATAAGGGAACACAAATCTATTCGGATTATGCAGAACTTGCCCAGACTCTTTTGGACAGCGGCAGGATAACTTACGGAAAATACGAAGAACTGCTTTTGGATGGAGGCTATGCAGATATTTTGTATGGGGATAATGAAGAATCGGAAGGTGCGGAAAATGCATTTGAAGATGCCGATAGTTTTTGA
- a CDS encoding DUF6079 family protein: protein MPVLTEDFLLSTVNSVMKAIIDTVSGQFIEYNKDNEQYYLDLKKDIDYDAQIEKKAGALHDSQLNPYYYSVIYEMLDWDAPEYRTGYKIYEYYLNWEEKNICRFGYLFMGETNERPTTQPPRDFYVYFLPPYGELTAQDDKKDDEVFFKFIGDEGFKGKP, encoded by the coding sequence ATGCCTGTCCTGACCGAGGATTTTCTCTTGTCCACGGTTAACTCAGTCATGAAAGCCATCATTGACACGGTCAGCGGGCAATTCATCGAGTACAACAAGGATAATGAGCAATACTACCTTGATCTCAAGAAAGACATTGATTATGATGCTCAGATTGAAAAGAAGGCCGGAGCGCTACATGATTCCCAGCTTAATCCCTACTATTATTCCGTGATTTATGAGATGCTGGACTGGGATGCGCCGGAGTACAGGACCGGCTATAAAATCTATGAATACTATCTGAACTGGGAGGAAAAGAATATCTGCCGTTTCGGCTACCTCTTTATGGGAGAGACCAACGAAAGACCCACCACCCAGCCCCCGCGGGATTTCTATGTCTATTTCCTTCCTCCCTACGGCGAGCTTACCGCTCAGGATGACAAAAAGGACGATGAGGTCTTTTTCAAATTCATTGGCGACGAGGGATTTAAAGGAAAACCTTAA
- a CDS encoding DUF6079 family protein: protein MKYSGLIHFDPIDTIIQLKDADDSKKAQKLIETYVMSDDMALNLKEKVLSQLSLDEVVDNKGVFIVGNYGTGKSHLMSVISCIAQDESKAAFLRNQKFTEYIKPLAGRFEVLRIEIGAVKTPLRDIVTAELEKDLAKRGIVYKFPAANTITGNKDALNEMMARFEEVYGQKGYLLVIDELLDYLKSRTQMDLMLDLGFLREIGEFIKNSRFRVICGVQEALFDSPNFTFVTATLLKVKDRFEQIIIRREDIAYVVSERILKKTPEQKTWIREHLQKFCPLYKNMSERLEEFVELFPIHPAFIEIFQKVYLAEKREVLKTISATVKAIIDNDVPANEPGIKSYDSYWKYIKENVAKKAEQEIKEVLDKSGILEDIVNRSFTKPVYKPLAIQIIYALSVHRLTTGTLDVKAGLTAQNLKDDLCLFTSTCLS from the coding sequence ATGAAATACAGTGGCCTGATTCACTTTGATCCCATCGATACGATTATTCAACTGAAGGATGCAGATGATTCGAAAAAAGCACAAAAGTTAATTGAAACTTATGTCATGTCTGATGACATGGCTTTAAACCTAAAAGAAAAAGTGCTTTCCCAGCTAAGCCTTGATGAGGTCGTGGACAATAAAGGCGTATTTATTGTCGGTAATTACGGGACCGGAAAATCACACCTGATGTCAGTCATCTCCTGTATAGCCCAGGATGAGAGCAAGGCAGCCTTTCTGCGCAATCAGAAGTTTACTGAATACATAAAACCACTGGCGGGCAGGTTTGAAGTGCTGAGAATAGAAATCGGCGCCGTAAAAACCCCCTTGCGGGACATCGTTACAGCGGAACTGGAAAAGGACCTGGCCAAAAGAGGGATCGTCTACAAGTTCCCGGCAGCCAATACTATCACCGGTAACAAAGATGCCCTCAATGAAATGATGGCCAGATTCGAGGAGGTTTATGGTCAGAAGGGGTATCTTTTAGTAATCGACGAACTGCTCGATTATCTAAAGAGCCGGACACAAATGGATTTAATGCTGGACCTTGGTTTTCTTAGGGAAATTGGGGAATTCATCAAGAATTCGCGGTTTAGGGTGATTTGCGGGGTTCAGGAGGCGCTTTTTGACAGCCCTAATTTTACCTTTGTGACAGCCACGCTGTTAAAAGTAAAAGACCGCTTTGAACAAATCATCATCAGGCGCGAGGATATAGCCTATGTTGTCTCCGAGAGAATTCTGAAAAAGACGCCTGAGCAGAAGACCTGGATCAGGGAGCATTTGCAGAAGTTTTGCCCCTTGTATAAAAACATGTCGGAGCGGCTGGAGGAATTTGTGGAGCTTTTCCCCATCCATCCTGCCTTCATAGAGATTTTCCAGAAAGTATACCTGGCGGAAAAGCGCGAGGTCTTAAAGACAATTTCGGCAACGGTCAAAGCGATTATAGATAATGATGTCCCGGCAAACGAGCCGGGGATTAAATCGTATGATTCTTACTGGAAATACATTAAAGAAAATGTGGCCAAAAAAGCGGAACAGGAAATAAAAGAGGTGTTGGACAAGAGCGGCATTTTAGAGGATATTGTCAACCGTTCCTTTACAAAACCGGTTTACAAGCCGCTGGCCATTCAGATCATTTATGCCCTCAGCGTCCACCGGCTTACCACGGGCACACTGGACGTTAAAGCCGGCCTGACAGCCCAGAATCTAAAAGACGACCTTTGTCTCTTTACATCAACATGCCTGTCCTGA
- the brxF gene encoding BREX-3 system P-loop-containing protein BrxF: MGKEILLREAVSEYGTGKGPKPVFVACTNREVIKQLFPDWPWFNLGLCISQKVLSYKKEKRPNYIVDIIQEMVSASESDRVIIDNIDLLFAPYYQLDVLKLFIQLGRNKKLIIMWDGAFRDGLLSSSVPELPDYHLYDIKNYDVYCLTK, translated from the coding sequence TTGGGGAAAGAAATATTGTTGAGGGAAGCTGTTTCAGAATACGGCACGGGGAAAGGACCGAAGCCAGTATTCGTCGCTTGCACAAACAGGGAAGTGATAAAGCAATTATTTCCTGACTGGCCTTGGTTTAATTTGGGTCTCTGTATATCCCAAAAGGTCCTGTCCTACAAGAAAGAAAAGCGTCCCAATTACATCGTTGACATTATCCAGGAAATGGTTTCTGCTTCTGAAAGCGATAGGGTTATTATTGATAATATCGATCTGCTCTTTGCGCCTTATTACCAGCTTGATGTGCTTAAATTGTTCATTCAATTGGGCAGGAACAAAAAGTTGATCATCATGTGGGACGGGGCTTTCAGGGATGGCCTGTTAAGCTCCTCTGTTCCTGAGCTGCCGGATTATCATCTCTATGACATAAAGAATTATGACGTCTATTGTTTAACGAAGTAG
- a CDS encoding DEAD/DEAH box helicase, with product MSFDPIKVTKAVEDSYLSYLSTSFPLHDHNLHEQFVNLLKVPGKFIKGPILEATPSFQKGATINELIKEGLLSREFIKLQSSSFKLDRNLYLHQELALRKIIEKNRNIVLATGTGSGKTEAFLLPILDHLFKEKEAGRLGPGVRALLLYPMNALANDQLARLREILANYKDITFGRYTGETEREDAAALDKHVKMFGSKPLDNELISRTQMWQSPPHILLTNYAMLEYLLLRPDDSVFFDGDYAKHWRFLVLDEAHTYMGAKGIETAMLLRRLKDRVNMSRPGRLRCIATSATLGGGEKDFPAVAAFARQLFGEDFEFESNNPDKQDIIGAARLPLAQTADSWGALDPEEYIRCRNIVDEQKVDKEDKIDKLVSILDGKVPRQLLDEACRRGSTEGWPAFLYEILKGEQRLLSLQNALQKGGPVLLLDLAKEIIQGVPDPAVSLIALVDLANKAKSESQSQPLLPARYHVFVRAIEGAYLSLTPGLQLFLDRHETVKVKEREYPVFEISGCRQCGAVYLSGITAEGENNRHCLKQGVGSTRLEHYLLLNLGIEPVEEDEDEIVGFPDNIGEAAGKFERYTLCGSCGSIDKDNAIAGNCCQERKHFSLLKMPVKDGKVYACPACGKRSPQGVVWRFLTGADAATSVLATALYREVEPRQAAKEANPPAEDDSWRSYQINVDDTDKDFMHSGQRKLLAFSDSRQDAAFFAPYLNRTYDRILRRGLILKILEINKEAVLNDKWRVQDIVNPLQKYMEKMEIFPDYSKTGQKTEIWKWLMYELLALDKRNSLEGLGLLGFSLVKSTKWAPPPPLLKDPWCFTPEEVWTLYQVLLDTIRQKGALVFPEEVSPQDEFFQPRNREYYVKDRTDRDLTKRGVIGWNSSSNNSRSDYLIRLAQKINPNITKEKCLELLSNIWRSFWFNDPSSIWNQYFSINSIPQLGTVFRLNNTIWELKATQLDSSVEWYLCDKCKNLTLHNIRGICPTYRCEGTLRKCNPLVFNKENHYFKLYIDLLPIRMRAEEHTAQLSGEAAAELQNDFVKGRVNILSCSTTFELGVDVGELETVFMRNMPPSSANYVQRAGRAGRRTDSVAYVLTFAQRRSHDLAHYQEPWRMVAGIIKPPYFKIENLKIVRRHLYAVALSYFWREKPDYFGKADDFFFQNEVSGPRYFAEFLDKKPQALKEALKRIVPQDLHDELQLENWGWVRTLYQEGEAVLQKAWEEIAGDIEQLEQLRIKLFYEGRDVDHIKRLISTIKDKDLIEYLSTRNVIPKYGFPVDVVELQLTHHGEEVKKLRLERDLRIALSEYAPSSQVVAGGKLWTSRYLKRLPKKEWERYRYAICDNCNSYHRGSRVEFDDKRNENETLKTCPVCGQIIRNKGTFIIPAFGFISDRQAPGKPGEEKPERTYTTRVYYSGCDNKGESVSLGLNGGKLIAIPASKGKLAIINNAGGKAFKVCFRCGYTVLGDEKPSSTHQNAWGAACNGPLINHLALGHEFETDILMMSFEGYFDSRKSFWLSMLYGILEGTCEVLQIERQDLDGCLYYSVGNLDQPVLVIFDDVPGGAGHVRRLVNDKILMDVLNATLERLKRCECGAPEGNTSCYGCLRHFRNQFCHDELNRGMVIEFLKKALLIEG from the coding sequence ATGAGCTTTGATCCTATTAAAGTGACAAAAGCTGTCGAGGATAGTTATCTCAGCTATTTATCCACCTCGTTTCCTCTACATGACCACAATTTGCATGAACAGTTTGTAAATCTTCTTAAAGTACCGGGTAAATTTATTAAGGGCCCCATCCTGGAGGCGACACCTTCTTTTCAAAAAGGGGCAACAATAAACGAACTGATCAAGGAGGGACTCTTATCCAGGGAGTTTATAAAGTTGCAGTCTTCTTCTTTTAAGCTTGACCGTAACCTGTACCTACACCAGGAATTGGCTTTGCGCAAAATAATTGAAAAAAACCGCAATATTGTTCTTGCCACCGGCACGGGCAGCGGTAAAACCGAGGCTTTCCTGCTTCCCATACTTGATCATTTATTCAAAGAGAAAGAAGCGGGTCGTTTAGGGCCAGGAGTGAGAGCGCTTCTTCTTTATCCCATGAATGCCTTGGCCAATGACCAACTGGCGCGCCTGCGCGAAATTTTGGCTAACTACAAAGACATTACTTTTGGCCGCTATACGGGTGAGACTGAACGGGAGGATGCTGCGGCTTTAGACAAACACGTAAAAATGTTTGGCAGTAAACCCTTGGATAATGAATTAATATCCAGGACGCAGATGTGGCAATCACCTCCTCACATCCTGTTGACAAACTATGCTATGCTGGAGTACCTGCTCTTAAGACCGGACGACAGCGTGTTTTTTGATGGCGATTATGCCAAGCATTGGCGTTTTTTGGTTCTCGATGAAGCCCACACGTATATGGGAGCCAAAGGAATAGAAACTGCCATGCTGTTGCGACGCTTAAAAGACCGGGTGAACATGAGCCGGCCTGGTCGGTTAAGATGTATTGCCACCAGTGCCACCTTAGGCGGCGGAGAAAAAGACTTCCCGGCAGTGGCTGCCTTTGCCCGGCAACTCTTTGGCGAGGATTTTGAATTCGAAAGCAATAATCCCGATAAACAGGACATCATAGGTGCTGCTCGCCTTCCTTTGGCGCAAACCGCAGACAGCTGGGGAGCGTTGGACCCTGAGGAGTATATCCGATGCAGGAACATCGTGGATGAACAGAAGGTGGATAAGGAGGATAAAATTGATAAATTGGTATCAATCTTGGATGGCAAAGTCCCCCGACAATTGCTTGATGAAGCCTGTCGCAGAGGGAGCACTGAAGGCTGGCCGGCGTTCCTTTACGAAATACTGAAGGGAGAACAGAGGTTATTAAGTTTGCAAAATGCTTTACAAAAAGGTGGTCCTGTCCTTTTATTAGACCTGGCCAAAGAAATAATCCAGGGCGTACCCGATCCGGCGGTATCGCTGATAGCTTTGGTTGACTTGGCAAATAAAGCCAAAAGCGAATCTCAGAGCCAGCCCTTGCTGCCGGCCAGATATCATGTCTTTGTGAGGGCCATTGAGGGAGCATACCTCAGCCTAACCCCCGGACTCCAGTTGTTTTTGGACAGGCATGAGACAGTCAAGGTGAAGGAGAGAGAGTACCCGGTCTTTGAAATATCCGGCTGCCGCCAGTGTGGAGCCGTTTATTTATCAGGCATCACAGCAGAGGGAGAGAATAATAGGCATTGCCTGAAACAGGGGGTAGGGTCAACCCGTTTGGAACACTATCTTTTGCTGAATTTGGGAATAGAGCCGGTGGAAGAGGATGAGGATGAAATCGTCGGTTTCCCTGACAATATTGGAGAAGCAGCCGGGAAGTTCGAAAGATACACCCTCTGTGGCAGTTGCGGTTCAATAGACAAGGACAATGCCATTGCCGGCAACTGCTGTCAAGAAAGGAAACACTTTAGTTTGCTCAAAATGCCTGTGAAAGACGGGAAAGTATATGCCTGCCCTGCCTGCGGCAAGAGGAGCCCGCAAGGAGTGGTATGGCGTTTTCTGACGGGCGCAGATGCGGCAACCAGTGTGCTGGCCACCGCTTTATATCGAGAAGTCGAGCCGAGGCAAGCGGCTAAGGAAGCAAATCCTCCCGCCGAAGATGATTCCTGGAGATCATATCAAATCAATGTTGATGATACTGATAAAGACTTCATGCATAGCGGCCAAAGAAAGTTGTTGGCGTTTTCCGATAGCAGGCAAGATGCGGCTTTTTTTGCACCTTATTTAAACCGCACTTATGATCGTATCCTTAGAAGGGGCTTAATTTTAAAAATTTTAGAGATAAATAAAGAAGCTGTACTTAACGACAAATGGAGGGTACAAGATATTGTTAACCCGCTGCAAAAGTATATGGAGAAAATGGAGATATTTCCCGATTACAGCAAAACAGGACAAAAAACAGAAATATGGAAGTGGTTGATGTATGAGCTGTTGGCATTAGATAAGCGCAATAGTTTGGAAGGTTTGGGCCTCTTGGGCTTTTCTCTGGTAAAATCCACAAAATGGGCGCCTCCTCCGCCTCTTTTAAAGGATCCGTGGTGCTTTACCCCAGAGGAAGTCTGGACCTTGTATCAGGTATTGCTTGATACCATTCGTCAAAAAGGGGCTCTCGTTTTTCCTGAGGAAGTATCTCCCCAGGATGAATTCTTTCAGCCTCGGAACCGTGAGTATTATGTGAAAGATAGAACTGATCGCGACTTAACGAAAAGAGGAGTGATAGGCTGGAACTCCAGTTCGAACAACAGCAGGTCGGATTATCTGATACGCCTGGCTCAAAAAATAAATCCTAATATTACGAAAGAAAAGTGCTTAGAGCTATTAAGCAATATCTGGAGGAGTTTTTGGTTTAACGATCCAAGCAGTATTTGGAATCAGTATTTTAGCATTAATAGTATTCCGCAATTGGGGACTGTATTTAGGCTAAACAATACTATCTGGGAATTAAAGGCCACACAATTGGACAGCAGTGTTGAGTGGTATCTATGTGATAAGTGTAAAAATCTGACCCTTCATAATATCCGGGGAATTTGTCCTACTTATCGCTGCGAAGGCACGTTAAGGAAATGTAACCCATTAGTGTTTAACAAAGAGAACCACTATTTTAAATTGTACATAGATTTGCTTCCCATCCGAATGAGAGCTGAAGAACATACAGCGCAGTTAAGCGGTGAGGCTGCGGCTGAACTGCAAAACGATTTTGTCAAAGGCCGCGTCAATATTCTCAGCTGTTCAACCACGTTTGAGTTGGGAGTAGACGTAGGCGAACTAGAAACGGTCTTTATGCGCAATATGCCCCCTTCATCTGCGAACTATGTGCAAAGAGCCGGTCGCGCCGGCCGAAGGACTGACAGCGTTGCTTATGTTTTGACCTTTGCCCAAAGGCGCTCCCATGATTTGGCCCATTACCAGGAACCGTGGCGCATGGTTGCGGGTATTATTAAGCCGCCCTATTTTAAAATTGAAAACCTTAAGATAGTAAGAAGGCATCTTTATGCCGTGGCCTTGTCATACTTCTGGAGGGAAAAACCAGATTATTTCGGCAAGGCGGATGATTTCTTTTTCCAAAACGAAGTGTCCGGTCCCCGGTACTTCGCTGAGTTTCTTGATAAAAAGCCGCAGGCTTTGAAGGAAGCATTAAAGAGGATTGTTCCCCAAGATTTGCACGATGAACTACAACTGGAAAACTGGGGGTGGGTAAGAACCCTTTACCAGGAAGGAGAGGCTGTTTTACAGAAAGCCTGGGAAGAAATAGCCGGCGACATAGAACAGTTGGAGCAATTGCGAATAAAGCTTTTCTATGAAGGACGCGATGTTGACCATATCAAAAGGCTAATAAGCACTATTAAAGACAAAGACCTGATTGAATACTTATCGACCAGGAACGTGATTCCAAAGTATGGGTTCCCCGTAGATGTGGTCGAACTGCAACTCACCCATCACGGCGAAGAGGTCAAGAAGCTGCGATTGGAAAGGGATTTACGCATAGCATTATCCGAGTATGCCCCAAGCAGCCAGGTTGTGGCTGGCGGAAAATTATGGACCAGCCGGTATCTTAAACGGTTACCCAAAAAAGAGTGGGAGCGTTACAGGTATGCCATTTGTGACAATTGCAACAGCTATCACCGGGGAAGTCGAGTGGAGTTTGATGATAAACGCAACGAAAATGAAACGCTAAAAACTTGCCCTGTCTGTGGTCAAATAATAAGAAATAAAGGTACCTTCATAATTCCTGCCTTTGGCTTTATCTCCGATAGACAGGCGCCTGGCAAACCAGGCGAAGAAAAGCCTGAAAGGACGTATACTACCAGGGTATATTATTCCGGCTGTGACAATAAGGGGGAGAGTGTCAGCTTGGGATTGAATGGGGGTAAACTCATAGCCATCCCTGCTTCCAAGGGCAAGCTGGCGATAATCAATAACGCCGGCGGAAAGGCTTTCAAAGTATGTTTCCGTTGCGGATACACAGTACTGGGCGACGAGAAACCGTCCAGCACTCACCAAAACGCGTGGGGGGCAGCATGTAATGGCCCATTAATCAACCACTTGGCTCTAGGGCATGAGTTTGAAACGGACATCCTTATGATGTCCTTCGAAGGATATTTTGACAGCAGGAAAAGCTTTTGGCTCTCGATGCTTTATGGAATTCTTGAGGGTACTTGCGAAGTTCTCCAAATTGAGAGGCAAGACCTAGACGGTTGCTTATACTATTCTGTCGGTAATCTGGATCAACCTGTGCTTGTGATATTCGATGATGTCCCTGGCGGAGCCGGGCACGTAAGACGTCTGGTCAATGATAAAATATTAATGGATGTTCTGAACGCAACATTGGAGCGTTTAAAGCGATGTGAATGTGGTGCGCCTGAAGGAAATACAAGCTGTTATGGTTGTCTCAGGCATTTCAGGAATCAGTTTTGCCATGACGAATTGAATAGGGGCATGGTAATTGAATTTTTAAAAAAAGCATTATTGATTGAGGGGTAA
- a CDS encoding WYL domain-containing protein produces the protein MSRLKREMRIYQGIVDSVKEGNEVETEQLCSLLGINEKTLFTYLESAAAAIDVGMVKHNGQALNIEAIKEYNRKNKMSVSKVMNKSTRLAKLINVLNQRTPFGGATLGELAEKLDVTERTVYRDLCDLEQELNIRIVRPDRNMGEKGRYKLDNTYLPAISPEKAMFIYLSLLQQKETALTLGTQEIKEALIGTLTRNRYSLQAIALKELESRVYIVDEALIDTERVSKTFLEILHALNQSYVIYIEYFLSYNQEISKRLVEPYGLVCKHHNWYLIGKCLEKNDLRTFRIDQIEYISPRQHQKFLYPADFQLGEYVKDRWGVFEEKEATHIKVQFAPSVAYRVKKIKYHPSQMIEEEREDGSIVVSFKIKGIIEFISWLLQWKTGAKLLEPPALQEKMRKIASQIEAMYADNSVL, from the coding sequence TTGAGCAGACTGAAACGGGAGATGCGTATTTACCAGGGGATTGTTGATTCTGTTAAAGAAGGCAACGAGGTAGAAACCGAACAACTTTGCAGTTTGTTGGGCATAAACGAAAAGACCCTTTTTACCTATCTTGAATCGGCAGCCGCTGCAATAGATGTTGGCATGGTTAAACACAACGGCCAGGCTCTTAATATCGAAGCCATTAAAGAATACAACAGGAAAAACAAGATGAGTGTCAGCAAAGTTATGAATAAATCTACCCGGCTGGCTAAACTCATCAACGTTTTAAACCAGAGGACCCCTTTTGGAGGAGCCACCCTGGGGGAATTGGCGGAAAAGCTGGATGTTACCGAACGGACGGTATACAGAGACCTGTGTGATCTGGAGCAGGAACTCAACATTAGAATAGTTCGACCGGATAGAAATATGGGGGAAAAGGGCAGGTACAAATTAGATAACACCTATCTTCCTGCGATAAGCCCCGAGAAGGCTATGTTTATTTACCTGAGCCTGTTGCAGCAAAAAGAAACGGCCCTTACTTTGGGGACTCAAGAAATAAAGGAAGCCTTGATAGGCACCCTTACCAGAAACAGGTATTCTCTCCAGGCGATTGCTTTAAAGGAGTTGGAATCAAGAGTCTACATTGTGGATGAAGCTCTTATCGATACAGAAAGAGTAAGTAAAACTTTCTTAGAGATATTGCATGCTCTTAATCAGTCGTATGTCATCTATATAGAATACTTTCTATCTTACAACCAGGAGATATCAAAAAGGTTAGTCGAACCGTACGGGTTGGTATGCAAGCATCATAATTGGTATTTGATAGGGAAGTGCTTGGAGAAGAATGACCTGCGGACGTTTCGCATTGATCAGATTGAATACATCTCGCCAAGACAGCATCAGAAATTCCTTTATCCGGCCGATTTCCAACTTGGAGAATATGTCAAAGACAGGTGGGGAGTATTTGAGGAAAAGGAAGCAACTCATATCAAAGTGCAATTCGCCCCTTCTGTTGCCTACAGGGTGAAAAAAATCAAATATCATCCCAGCCAAATGATAGAAGAGGAAAGGGAAGACGGTTCAATCGTAGTCAGCTTTAAAATAAAAGGAATTATTGAATTCATCAGTTGGCTTTTGCAGTGGAAGACAGGGGCTAAACTGCTTGAACCCCCGGCGCTGCAGGAGAAAATGCGGAAGATCGCATCGCAAATAGAAGCGATGTATGCAGACAACTCAGTTTTATAA
- a CDS encoding VWA domain-containing protein, producing the protein MTEKLDLNLSLSHRCLGVNSLQQIYVMLQLRQPPVQIKGRLPVNVSFVLDRSGSMAGEKLDYTKRAVKFALEHLDTHDTVSVVAFDDEVNVLIPAQKAINKDQMIQAIQSIGSGGCTNLSGGLFKGAGLVRENLLGDQVNRVVLLTDGLANRGITEPQKLVSHVKRLNGKGITISTLGVGQDFQEDLLVDMAEAGGGNFYYISSPDMLPEIFRQELQGLLSVAAQNLELTITPSESVKAIGIIGYKPEFGHDIRIKLPDMYSGDIKTVLIELTVQTGDSGGLDLGQISLRYDDVQDNLVSVKLDLAINVPVTEKYGDLQDAVVDFKVIKEIEIYRTAQIREEAIKKADEGLFDAACQMLKAQKEKLDDLFLKCQDNEILEEIRSLESNYYKVSESREFSPLLRKEMKFSSYRSRNKR; encoded by the coding sequence ATGACTGAAAAGTTGGATTTAAACCTTTCTCTTAGCCATCGGTGTCTTGGGGTTAATTCGCTGCAGCAGATTTACGTAATGTTACAACTGAGGCAACCGCCAGTTCAGATTAAGGGGAGGTTGCCGGTCAATGTAAGCTTTGTTCTGGACAGGTCCGGTTCAATGGCAGGAGAGAAGCTTGACTACACCAAGCGGGCTGTTAAATTTGCCTTGGAGCATCTGGATACGCACGATACTGTGTCTGTAGTTGCATTTGACGATGAGGTAAATGTATTGATACCGGCTCAAAAGGCCATCAACAAAGACCAGATGATACAAGCAATTCAAAGTATTGGATCTGGCGGCTGTACTAATCTAAGCGGCGGCCTTTTCAAGGGCGCTGGGCTGGTGAGAGAAAATTTGTTAGGGGATCAGGTAAACCGGGTAGTGCTATTAACGGATGGTTTAGCCAATCGCGGTATTACCGAACCCCAAAAATTGGTTTCCCATGTCAAAAGGTTAAACGGTAAGGGCATAACCATATCAACACTGGGGGTTGGCCAGGATTTTCAGGAAGACTTACTGGTAGACATGGCTGAGGCTGGAGGAGGCAACTTCTATTATATTTCCAGTCCTGACATGTTGCCGGAAATCTTCCGCCAGGAACTGCAAGGATTGTTAAGCGTTGCAGCCCAGAACCTTGAACTGACCATTACCCCTTCAGAAAGCGTGAAAGCCATAGGGATTATTGGTTATAAACCGGAGTTTGGTCATGATATCCGGATTAAACTCCCCGATATGTATAGCGGCGACATTAAAACTGTCCTTATTGAACTTACGGTGCAAACTGGAGATAGCGGAGGATTGGACCTGGGGCAGATTAGTTTAAGGTATGACGACGTTCAGGACAACCTGGTATCAGTTAAGCTCGATTTGGCCATTAATGTGCCTGTGACCGAAAAATACGGGGATTTACAGGATGCGGTGGTGGACTTTAAGGTAATAAAAGAGATTGAGATATATCGAACCGCTCAAATCAGGGAAGAAGCCATCAAAAAGGCTGATGAGGGACTTTTTGATGCTGCATGTCAGATGCTTAAAGCACAAAAAGAAAAATTAGACGATTTGTTTTTGAAATGTCAAGACAACGAAATATTGGAGGAAATTAGAAGTCTTGAATCGAACTATTATAAGGTAAGCGAGAGCAGAGAATTTAGCCCTCTATTAAGAAAAGAAATGAAGTTTTCCAGCTACAGGTCCAGGAATAAGCGTTGA